Proteins found in one Thalassomonas actiniarum genomic segment:
- the ftnA gene encoding non-heme ferritin, which produces MLKPEMVQLLNTQINLEFYSSNLYLQMSAWCEEKGFEGAAEFMRKHAVEEMTHMNRLFTYVSETGSMPVLGAIEAPPHEFSSLGQVFEATYEHECLVTRKINELAHSAFTSQDYSTFNFLQWYVAEQHEEEKLFKGILDKIELVGNDGKALFFIDKDLAELAKTGSPSIMTEAG; this is translated from the coding sequence ATGTTAAAACCGGAAATGGTTCAGTTATTAAATACTCAAATTAATTTAGAGTTTTATTCTTCCAACCTGTACCTGCAAATGAGTGCCTGGTGTGAAGAAAAAGGTTTTGAAGGTGCCGCAGAATTTATGCGCAAGCATGCGGTAGAAGAAATGACCCATATGAACCGCTTATTCACTTACGTCAGTGAAACCGGCTCTATGCCGGTGCTGGGTGCGATAGAAGCGCCGCCGCACGAGTTTTCCTCTTTAGGCCAGGTGTTTGAAGCCACCTATGAGCACGAGTGTCTGGTAACCCGGAAAATCAACGAGCTGGCCCACTCCGCCTTCACCAGCCAGGATTACTCGACCTTCAACTTCCTGCAATGGTATGTTGCCGAGCAGCACGAAGAAGAGAAGTTATTCAAAGGTATTCTCGATAAGATCGAACTTGTCGGTAACGACGGCAAAGCCTTGTTCTTTATTGATAAAGATCTGGCTGAACTGGCGAAAACCGGCTCACCCAGCATTATGACCGAAGCCGGTTAA
- a CDS encoding peroxiredoxin gives MIKVNDKLPQGELQQLVDGSVTSHSTGDLFNGKKVVIFALPGAFTPTCSAAHLPGFVVNADTIKAKGVDSIICLSVNDAFVMGAWGQAQNAEQLMMLADGDGSFTKAIDLGKDTGSFGGYRSVRYAMIVEDGVVTSLQVEQPKEFKVSSAESVLALL, from the coding sequence CCCCAAGGGGAATTACAACAACTGGTTGACGGCAGTGTCACCAGCCACAGCACCGGCGACTTGTTCAACGGCAAAAAAGTGGTGATATTCGCCCTGCCCGGCGCTTTCACCCCCACCTGCTCTGCCGCCCACCTGCCCGGTTTTGTTGTTAATGCCGACACCATCAAAGCCAAAGGCGTCGACAGCATTATCTGTTTATCGGTCAATGATGCATTTGTAATGGGTGCCTGGGGCCAGGCTCAAAATGCCGAACAGCTGATGATGCTGGCAGACGGCGACGGCAGCTTCACCAAAGCCATAGATCTCGGCAAAGACACCGGCAGCTTCGGCGGTTACCGCTCGGTGCGTTACGCCATGATAGTTGAAGACGGTGTGGTCACCAGCTTACAGGTTGAACAGCCGAAAGAATTTAAAGTAAGCTCGGCAGAGTCGGTACTGGCGCTGCTGTAA